The DNA window TTAGAATCTAAAGGCTTTGAAATTGTAGAAGGAAATCTAACGGGCAAGCATGACCTATATCGTGCTGGAACGATCCAGGAGCGCGCAAACGAATTAAACGAGCTTATAAGAAATCCTGATATTCGTTGTGTTATGTCTACAATTGGGGGAACTAATTCTAATGCACTTCTGCCGTATATTGATTATGACGCTTTTAAAAAGGATCCAAAAATCATGATTGGCTATTCGGATGCTACAGCGATATTATTAGCAATCTATGCACAAACAGGAATACCGACGTTTTATGGACCGGCATTAGTCCCTTCTTTTGGAGAATTTGAACCGTTTCTTCATTATACATACGATTATTTCCGTGACATGTTAATAGTTGAACAACAGATCCCTCTTACTGTTCCCGTACCTCCTTACTGGACGGATGAGCCTCTCAATTGGGAAGTCAAAACAGCGGACAAGCAAAAGAGACCAAATGATTGGATCTGTGTAAATGAAGGTTCTGCACAAGGAAGATTAATTGGTGGCAATCTAAATGCAATGTATGGTTTTTGGGGAAGTCCGTATATGCCTGCTATACAGGGTGGGGACATTCTTTTTATAGAAGATACGATGAAAACAGCATCGGTTGTTGAAAAGAATTTTAACCTACTAAAAGTAAATGGTGTATTCGATCGTGTGTCTGGCATTATCTTAGGAAAACATGAACTATTTGATGATCAAGGAACTGGCAGAAAGCCGTCTGATATTTTAGTGGAAACTATTGGCGAAACAGCTATTCCGATTCTTGCGGACTTCGATTGTTGCCATACGCACCCAATGTTGACAATGCCTATTGGACGAAATGTAAAACTGGATGCAACGAACAAAGAAGTAATCATTATGGAGCAATGGATAAGATGATAAATATTAAGGACATACAAGCAGTTTTCATAGATCGAGATGGGACAATTGGTGGTACTGGGCATTTTATTCACCCAAAGGATTTCAAACCTTATGACTTTAGTAAAGATGCCTTTCAATTACTGCAGGACCATGGAATTAAAACCTTCGCATTCACGAATCAACATCGAATAAGCCGAAAAGAAGCTTCCATTCAGGAGTTTTTAGAGGAGTTTAGATCTTATGGATTTGATGACGCATTTATTTGTCCACATAGTGAAAATGATGTATGTGGATGTCATAAACCTAGACCTGGCATGTTATTAGATGCTGCTCGTATTCATAACTTAGATTTAAAAAAGTGTGTGGTAATTGGAGATGTTGGATCGACTGATATGCTAGCAGCTCATGCAGTTGGAGCGATGAAAATATTAGTGTTAACTGGTTGGGGTAAAAGTTCCTTACAGCAATGTCGAGATGCTTGGAAAAACGTCGAACCTGATTATATTGCAGAAAATCTATTGGAAGCTGTTCGGTGGCTGTTGAAAAGGGTCTGTCTAATAAGCTCATAAATTGAAACAGGTGTAGAAAAACGAGTCTTTTTCTACACCTTTTTTTTGTATACTTTTTATTAAACTACTATTTTTATAGGCAATTGATTGTAGTGGAAGACGGCGACTCCAGCGGGAATAACATGAGCTGAAGGCCCCGCAGGAGCGAAAGTGACGAGGAGACTGAAGCCATGCCCGCGGAAAGCGTCCGTCTGGAACGGAAATCAATACATTAGAAAAGGGACCATCTCTCAGTCAATGTATGACTTTAGGGACAGCCCCTTTTTGTTACGCTTCTATACAGTAATGGTAATGTTGGGAGTATGTGAGTAATAGTTGCGAATCTCCACTTGAACATTGCTAGTTAAGCACCATATCTTACACAATTGGAGATAGGCTATCCCAATAATTTTTTGTCACATACTTTAATTCAAATAAAGTCATATACTTTCTTCCCATTCTTCTCTTAATAAACCCATACGAATAGAATCGTAGTAAACACCATTGTAGAAACGACATTTGCGGAGCCTAGCCTCCATCGTCATCCCTAATTTTTCACCAACCTTGATCATTCGTTCATTTCCGGACCAAGTGGTGTAACCTACACGTACAAGCGGTAATTCAGTGAATAAATGCGAAATCCACATTCGAATTGCTTCCGTTCCAATGCCACCATTCCAATAGGCTGGATCATAAATGACAATCCCCATCTCTAGCCAGAGCGATTCCTCGTGTTCCCAGTAGTAGCAAAGAGAACCAACCAATTTATCCTCGACAAAGATGCCCCAGAGATCCTCTTGATTTATATATTGATCTTTTCTCTCTAAAAATTGCTCTAATGTCTTTGGCTCATATGGAAAATATGGAGCATCCCACTTTTTCCATTCAGGTGCTTCTTCTTTTGCACTTAACTCCCAAAGTCGAATTAATTCTTGTTCTATTACCGGTTTTATGGTTACTTGTCCCATTTTCATGACCCCCGTCCTACTTGCATAATATAATTTTATCACAGTATTGATTCTATTTACCGTTCCTAAATACATAATAATGTGGTAAGTTGTTATACAACAAAAACATTTTCGGAAAAAGGAGTGCTACACAAATGGGTGGAAATCAGCAATTACAACGTGGTTTAGAGCAACGGCATATCACCTTAATGTCTTTAGGTGCAGCAATTGGAGTTGGATTATTTTTAGGGTCCGCAACAGCCATCCAATTAGCAGGACCTGCAATATTAATTTCATATATTGTTGGCGGTTTAGCTATTTTTATTATTATGCGTGCGCTTGGAGAAATGGCCGTACATAATCCTGTCTCTGGTTCATTTAGTAGATACGCAAAAGATTACCTAGGACCTCTTGCCGGTTATATAACCGGATGGAATTATTGGTTTTTATGGGTTGTTACTTGTATGGCAGAAATTACAGCAGTAGGCGTTTATATGCAAATGTGGTATCCAGATACACCTCCTTGGATATGGGCATTTGCAGCACTTGTTGTGATGACATTAGTAAACTTAATCGCTGTGAAAGCATATGGTGAATTTGAGTTTTGGTTCGCTCTCATTAAAATTGTCGCAATCTTGGCAATGATTTTCGTGGGTCTTGGTGTCATTCTTTTTGGAATAGGTAATGGAGGAATAGCTGTCGGTATAAGCAATCTCTGGTCAAATGGTGGTTTTGCACCAAATGGGATTACAGGAATTTTCATGTCATTGCAAATGGTCATGTTTGCTTATTTAGGTGTAGAAATGATTGGGGTAACTGCAGGGGAAGCAAAAAATCCAAAAACGGTTATTCCTCGAGCGATTAATACTGTTTTTTGGCGTATCTTACTTTTTTATGTTGGCGCTTTATTTGTCATCATGTCTATCTATCCATGGAACGAAGTCGGTAATGCCGGAAGCCCTTTCGTCTTAATGTTTGAAAAAATTGGTATTGGGCCAGCTGCTGGCATTATTAATTTCGTTGTATTGACTGCAGCGCTATCTAGTTGTAATAGTGGAATTTTTAGCACTGGGCGTATGTTATTTAATTTAGCAGAACAAAAGCAAGCCCCAGCTTCCTTTAAGAAAATAAGTGGAACAGGCGTGCCTTCTAAAGCCATCGTCTTCTCCGCATTTTTATTATTAATAGGCGTCGTATTAAATTACCTAGTTCCCGAAAAAGTATTTATATGGGTAACGAGTATTTCTACATTTGGTGCAGTTTGGACGTGGGGAATTATTTTATTATCACAATTAAAATTCCGTAAAACTCTGTCCAAAGGAGAAATTTCAAGGTTATCATATAAAGCAATATTCTATCCATTTGGATCGTATATAGCACTTGCCTTTTTAGTATTAGTTTTAGGGCTCATGGCGTACTTCCCTGATACTCGAATCGCGTTAATCGTTGGCCCAATATGGATTATTGGTTTAGTGTTTGTATACTATAAAAAGGGATATCATAAAAGATAAATATCGACAAAAATAGCGCGATTACTCGGAGTGATTGATCGATTGTCAGAGGTAATTATCCGATTTTCTCGAGTAATTAATCGATTGTTCGAAGAAATTATCCGATCATCTCGAGTTATTATCCGATTAACCCAGGTTATTATCCGATTATTACTATTTATTATCCGATTCACCAAAAAAGCTCTTCATTTCACTTGAGAAATGAAGAGCTTTTCCGTTTTTTTACATATATTTCTCAAACCACCCTGTGATTTGTTCTAATCGTGTTTGACGTAAATTTGGTAATCCCACTCTAGACAAATTATGATCAGATTGCGGGAAACGGACAAAGCTTGTTTCTTTTCCCATTGCTTTTAGCGTAATGTAAAACTGTTGCCCTTGTTCAATTGGACAACGGTAGTCATTTTCACTATGCAAAATTAACAATGGTGTTTCAACATTAGAAGCATATTTTAATGGGGATGCATCCCACAACTTATTAATATCCGTCATATCCGCTCCAATTTGCCAAGGTGTGAAGTAATACCCAATGTCAGAAACGCCGTAAAAACTAATCCAGTTAGAAATAGAACGCTGTGTTACTGCTGCTTTAAAACGATTGGTATGACCGACAATCCAGTTCGTCATAAATCCACCGTAGCTTCCTCCCGTAACTCCAAGACGATCTTGATCAATCCACTCGTTTTCTGCCAACGCATAATCGAGACCTGCCATAATGTCTTCATAGTCTCCTCCACCGTAATCGCCACGTACCGCATCGACAAATTGTTGACTATACGAATGACTTCCACGTGGATTTACATATAATATGCCGTATCCTTTTGCCGCTAATAACTGCAACTCGTGGAAAAAGGTATTTGCGTACATAGTATGTGGTCCACCATGAACCTCCACAATTAACGGGTACTTCTTACCTTCTTTAAACCCTGCTGGCTTCATTAGCCAACCGTGAACGTCCCAGTCTTCCGCACCTTTATATACAATCGGAGTTGGTTCGACAAGTTCTACTTCTTCTAATAACACATCATTAAAATGTGTTAGTGCAATTCTTTCACCAGTCGCCAAATTTAGCTTAAATAATTCCCCGGGAAATATTGCATTACTTATTGTCGCAAGAGCGAATGTTCCAGACTCATCGATATCGTATCCGTACACATGCTCATTATCTGGTGTTGCCGGGTACAATTCTCCTTCTAACGATGCAAAATATAGTCGAACATCGCCCATCGAAGATAATTGGAAATACAAATGATTGCCCTCTGTCCATACCATATCAGGCGCACTTGCCCCTTGCTGAACATCTCCAACAGAGTAATCTCCAACAGGTGCATCAATTCCTTCTGTTAATACTTGAGTAAATCCAGTATTCACCTCATATACATACACTTCTGCATGCGTTGCATTTTGGAAGGTTCGAGGCATTCCACCAAATGCTATATATTGATCATCCTTTGAAAATGTCGCTCCACCAAAATAACCATCTTCATCGATAATAACTTTTTCTTTTTTTGTTTCCACATCTACTAATAACATTGGTTGGTGGAATGAAAAATCTTGATTTTCATCACGATTAACACCAATGACAAGTTTCTCCCCATCATGAGAAATCGCTTGCAAACTATGATCGAAATTTCCTTTTGTAAATTGTGTGATCTCTTCCGAAGAAATATCAATCCACCCAATTTGTTTGTATGTATCTTTTGGTAATAGACCAGCACCATCAGCATGGTATTTCATCTTCTCAACTACATACGCTTCTGGTAATTTCTTTTCGTCTTTTTCCACTTTATCCGTCCAACTTTTCCCTTCTTTTAATGAAGCATCGAACCAGACTTTTTTGCCACATGGTGACCAAATAAAACTAGTAATACCTTTTTCCACATTCGTCAGTTTTTTAGCTTCTCCGCCACTTGTAGGGAGAATATAGATTTGATTTTTCTTATCACGATTCGACAAAAATGCGACGTGTTTCCCGTCCGCGGACCACTGTGGAGAAGATACGCGATCTTTATTATAAGTCCATTGTGTCACTAATTCAGTTTCTAAATATACATGATGTAAATACGCATAGTATTTATTATCTTTCTCATTCATTTCGGTACGAATAAACACAGCTTCTTTTCCGTTCGGTGCAATTACCGGGTTTGTAATAGAATGTAGTTTAAATAAATCTGTCGTTTCTAATTTCCTCTTTGGCATAAATAAATTCCTCTCTTTCCATATCACTCTATCATTTATTTCGACACTCGAAATCATTTCCCTGCTCACTCTTAAAATATAACAGAAAAATAAATTCCAAAAAATAGATATACAGGACATAACAATAAGTGAACACGACAAAATGCAAAAAAAGAGGATGAATCAAGAGTCAATTTCTATGACCTATTGAGACATCCTCTTTAACTATTACTAAACTGTTTGGACTTTTAATGAACGACGCAATATTTTACCTGTTGTATTTTTAGGTAATTCCTCTAAGAACTCTATACGTTTCGGGATCTTAAATTTTGCAAGTTTTTCTGAACAGAAGGCTTGTATTTGTTCCTCTGTTAAGGAAGCATCCTTCTTCACCACGAATGCTAATACTTCTTCTCCGAAATTAGGATCCGGAACACCAATAACTGCTGCTTCTATAACACCTGGATGTCCAAATAAAACTTCTTCCACTTCACGAGGGTATACATTGTATCCTCCAACTATAATTGTATCTTTCTTGCGATCAACAATGAAGAAATAGCCTTCTTCGTCTTGTCTTGCAAGGTCTCCTGTGTATAACCAACCATCACGAATGGCATTTTCGGTTTCTTCTGGCATTTTGTAATAGCCCTTCATTACATTAGGTCCTCGAACGATTAGCTCTCCAACTTCCCCTACGGGAACTTCTTCCCCAAGTTCGTTCACTACTTTATTTTCTACATTCACAATGTTTGTTCCAATAGAACCAGGTTTACGATCACGATCGATTGGATTGAAGCATGTTACCGGAGATGCCTCAGATAAACCATATCCTTCTGAGATACGTACATGGAATTTTTCCTCAAAATTATGAAGTAATGCTACCGGTAAGGAAGAACCTCCAGAAATTGCTAAACGAAGCGTTGAGAAGTCCTCCACATTTCCTTCAGGGAATTGATATAAGAAATTGTACATGGTAGGTACACCAGCAAATATAGTTGCTTTGTGTTCTTTCGCAATCTTAAAAACGTCTTGTGGACTAAATTTTGGAACTAATAAAATTGTTGCCCCCATTAATAAAGGCGCATTGACAACAACCGTCAGTGCAAACACATGGAATACTGGAAGCGTTGCGATAACCCGATCATCTGTATTAATCGTTAAATATTCTGCAATGTCCCGAGCGTTCGAGTAAATATTATTAAATGTCAGCATTGCACCTTTTGGATGACCAGTCGTACCAGATGTATACAAAATGACAGCATTATCATCTGGTGACACCTCTACTGGCGAAGTATTCGGCTCGGTGGTAGAGACTAAAAACGTAAACGATTTCACTTTTGCTTTTAAAGCATTTGGAAGTGCGGCTAATTTTTCCGTAGTCGCTTGGTCGGTCTCACAAATGACATAATTTTCAACCGATGAAAAAACACCTGCTGCTTTTTCTACTAAAGGAAGAAAAGCATCCAGTGCAATAATTGCTTTTGCATCACTATTTTTTATGATATAGCTAATTTCCTCTGGTGTGTAAATTGGATTAATTGGAACGGCAGTTGCCCCTATACGCATCGTTGCATAAAGAGAAATAAGAAAATGAGGAGAATTTCCAAGTAAAAACCCTACATGATCCCCTTTTACGATTCCCAATGATTGCAGTGCCGTTGCAAAACGTTCTACAGATTGATCAAATTCTGCATACGTCGTATTTTTCCCCATAAAATGATAGGCGATCTTATCTGGATTTTGCAACGCCCTTTGCTGAACATGTGTGACTAAACTCATATTCCCATCTCCCATCTCTTTTTTGAATGAATGGTCATTCATAATCCCCGTATTTATTATATATGAAAAATTTTGATTATTCAATATAAAAGAAGGTTCCAAAAAAATAACAAGTTCGAGGGAAACGTTTGGTGAAATTTCGATGAAAACAGAAAAAGCAATGGAGAGCAATTCCATTGCTTTTTCTGTTGCTAATCTAATGTTAAATGGGTTGCGAATTTGAGTTTTGTACTTCAATACCGAACCTTCTTTTCATACATGATTAGTGAATCAATCTTGAATATGCGCAATATATCTCCAACGAATTAAGTAAAAATAGGACACTTGAATAACGGTAAATGCAAGTAATACAAGTAACATTTCCATTGCAATAGAAACAGCCGCTAGATCTACCCAAAATGCCTGCAGGAATAGAAATGAAAATGTACTATGCACCATTGCAAGTCCCCAAGGTAAAAAGAATTGTGGTATTAACTGCCCATTCACGATTTTTACAAGTTCTTGTTCAGTAACACCCATTCGCCGCAAAACATCGTACTGTTTTTTATCCCGTTCTAAATCTGTGTACAACTTAAAATAAACGAAGCTTCCCGCCGCAAGTAAAAGTACTGCTGCTACAAGCAAGCCAGTAAATAATAACAAAGAAAATGTAGCCCGTATAATCGAAAAGTTTAATCCCGGATTAACAAAGTAAAACGAATTTGGATTTATCCCCGAAGCCCCTAAAGTCTCGTTCATAATTCTATCTAAATCTGTCCCCACATCTTTTGTTCGCAGCCATTCTGGAACATGAAATGCATAAAACGTCGTACTAGACTCTTTTATTCCAAACCCAAATAATGGCTCGGTTATTAAGTTAAAATCGTCATCGTTAATAATAATTGCTCTTTTTTCTATTGCAAGGGATGGGAAGATTAAATGATTGTATACCCCTTGGATTCGAATTGGTACACTGCTTTCCTCTAGAACAGTTTGTTCCTCCTCTTGACGAATACTTCCAAAATCCTCTTGTGTGTTTGGAACTAATAGAGCTTCTCCCTGTCGCAAATCTATTAACGGAATTTTTAATGCGACAGCTAGACTATTTACTTCCGACTCTTTTATTAAGTTGACTTGTTCATGTGAATTAGAGGAAGTTTGTTTTTTCACATTAAATTTGACTAACTCATAAGACAAGCCTTCATTTTGAAGTTCCTGAGATAGTTTCATAATATGTTCGTCTTCAAATGGATTATCCCAATTGCTAGAATAAAAAATACTTACTGGATTTAGTTCTCGGTATTGTGCTGTAAATGAAGTGAAAGAGGTTACTATTCCAACTGACAAAAACGCAATCGTCGATACAATAGTAACAACGAAAAACATCCGTGCATTTTCTTTAATTTTTATCGAGCCTTCCGCAAATGCGATTAATCTATAGGAGTGCCAATACAGACTTTTTCTTTTTCGAACAATGTGCAGTAAATACAAAATACTATCCGTATAAAAGAAATAAGTTCCAACAAAAGCTAATATAACAATTAGAAAACTAAGAAATACATTCATGTGAAAAACAGAGAAAATAACTAAACTATATGCAGCAAAAAGTAGGAAAAATCCTAACAAAGCCTTCCACTTTTTAAAGGATTGTTCATTATGTTTACCAAATCCCTTTAATAGATGAATAATCTCTTTTTTGCGTATGAAAACCACGCTACTTATGGAAATAATGATGAATAGCGACAAAAAAACAAGAATAGTTAAAGCAAATGGCTTCCAAGATACGTACAGAGGGAGACTATCCAATAAAAACAATTCTCGGATAACCATAAAGAAAAATTTAGAAAAAGAATAGCCAAAGAAAATTCCTACTGTAATCGAAATAAAGCCTAGTATCATTGTTTCTAGAAAAATTAAGCGATTAAGCTGTTGCTTTTCCATCCCTAAATTTAGAAGTATTCCAAATTCCTGCGATCTAGCCTGTAAAAAAGCACTCATCGAATAAAACAAAAAGAACAATGTAAAAATGATGAGTATTATTTCAGCTATTAGCATTCCACCAAACGCAATATCTCGTAAAAACTGGTCTTCAATATTTGGATGAAACATTAACATGGAATAAACGAAAAACACCATTACCGAAAAAATACTCGCCATAAAAAACGCTGCATATACGCGACTATTTCGAATTACATTATGATAAGCGAATTGTCGAAAGGTCATTTACGTTTCCACCTAGTAAAGACAGTACATTTAATATCCGTTGAAAAAATGTTTGTCTTCTATCATCTTTATAAATTTCATTAAAATATTCCCCGTCCTTTATAAAAAGAACACGGTCACAATAGCTAGCTGCAATGGGATCATGGGTCACCATAATGATCGTTGTTTGACTTTCCTTATTCACCTGGGAAAGGATTTCTAATACATCTCTTGCTGCTTTTGAATCTAAATTTCCTGTTGGCTCATCTGCAAGTATAATGGAAGGCTTATGAATCAATGCACGGCCAATTGCAGTACGTTGGGCTTGTCCCCCTGAAATTTCGGAAGGTCTTTTTTCTAATATGGGAAGTAAGTCGAGTCTCTCTGCGATTTCTCTCACCTTTTGCTTCATCACATCTACAGACTGCCCGTCTAAGGTCAATGGCAATACCATATTTTCTTCTACAGTTAGTGCGGGAAGCAAATTAAAGTCTTGAAAAACAAATCCGAGCTGTCTTCTTCTAAATAAAGACAAATCATTATTTGCTAGTTCTAATGGATTGAAGCTATTTAACATTATACATCCGGAAGTTGGTCGGTCAATCGTTGAAATAATATTAAGTAACGTTGTTTTACCACTACCTGAAGGTCCCATTATTGCGAGAAATTCTCCCTTTTCGACTTCAAAACTGAGTTGGTTAATTGCAAGGTGCGCTACTTTTCCTTCATAAACTTTTGTGACATCTTCAAGTGCTAGTATTGGCATCTAACTCACCTCGTTCTATCATTTCTTCTTTTTTAAATAGGATAGAGACGATTGTCCCTTGTCCCAATGACGATCTAATTCTCAGTTCATGTCCTAGACGTTTACAAATCTCTTGTGCTAAATACAATCCCATTCCAGTAGACTCACCATTTTTCCTACCATTTTCTCCTGTAAAAAATGCTTTTGTTACTCTTTTAATATCCGAAGCAGGAATCCCAATTCCCTCATCTCTTACTGAAAA is part of the Psychrobacillus sp. FSL H8-0483 genome and encodes:
- a CDS encoding S66 peptidase family protein gives rise to the protein MTLLNRLKPGDKIGIYSPSSPITYSSPKRYGRAKSFLESKGFEIVEGNLTGKHDLYRAGTIQERANELNELIRNPDIRCVMSTIGGTNSNALLPYIDYDAFKKDPKIMIGYSDATAILLAIYAQTGIPTFYGPALVPSFGEFEPFLHYTYDYFRDMLIVEQQIPLTVPVPPYWTDEPLNWEVKTADKQKRPNDWICVNEGSAQGRLIGGNLNAMYGFWGSPYMPAIQGGDILFIEDTMKTASVVEKNFNLLKVNGVFDRVSGIILGKHELFDDQGTGRKPSDILVETIGETAIPILADFDCCHTHPMLTMPIGRNVKLDATNKEVIIMEQWIR
- a CDS encoding HAD-IIIA family hydrolase; this translates as MINIKDIQAVFIDRDGTIGGTGHFIHPKDFKPYDFSKDAFQLLQDHGIKTFAFTNQHRISRKEASIQEFLEEFRSYGFDDAFICPHSENDVCGCHKPRPGMLLDAARIHNLDLKKCVVIGDVGSTDMLAAHAVGAMKILVLTGWGKSSLQQCRDAWKNVEPDYIAENLLEAVRWLLKRVCLISS
- a CDS encoding GNAT family protein, whose translation is MKMGQVTIKPVIEQELIRLWELSAKEEAPEWKKWDAPYFPYEPKTLEQFLERKDQYINQEDLWGIFVEDKLVGSLCYYWEHEESLWLEMGIVIYDPAYWNGGIGTEAIRMWISHLFTELPLVRVGYTTWSGNERMIKVGEKLGMTMEARLRKCRFYNGVYYDSIRMGLLREEWEESI
- a CDS encoding amino acid permease encodes the protein MGGNQQLQRGLEQRHITLMSLGAAIGVGLFLGSATAIQLAGPAILISYIVGGLAIFIIMRALGEMAVHNPVSGSFSRYAKDYLGPLAGYITGWNYWFLWVVTCMAEITAVGVYMQMWYPDTPPWIWAFAALVVMTLVNLIAVKAYGEFEFWFALIKIVAILAMIFVGLGVILFGIGNGGIAVGISNLWSNGGFAPNGITGIFMSLQMVMFAYLGVEMIGVTAGEAKNPKTVIPRAINTVFWRILLFYVGALFVIMSIYPWNEVGNAGSPFVLMFEKIGIGPAAGIINFVVLTAALSSCNSGIFSTGRMLFNLAEQKQAPASFKKISGTGVPSKAIVFSAFLLLIGVVLNYLVPEKVFIWVTSISTFGAVWTWGIILLSQLKFRKTLSKGEISRLSYKAIFYPFGSYIALAFLVLVLGLMAYFPDTRIALIVGPIWIIGLVFVYYKKGYHKR
- a CDS encoding S9 family peptidase, whose translation is MPKRKLETTDLFKLHSITNPVIAPNGKEAVFIRTEMNEKDNKYYAYLHHVYLETELVTQWTYNKDRVSSPQWSADGKHVAFLSNRDKKNQIYILPTSGGEAKKLTNVEKGITSFIWSPCGKKVWFDASLKEGKSWTDKVEKDEKKLPEAYVVEKMKYHADGAGLLPKDTYKQIGWIDISSEEITQFTKGNFDHSLQAISHDGEKLVIGVNRDENQDFSFHQPMLLVDVETKKEKVIIDEDGYFGGATFSKDDQYIAFGGMPRTFQNATHAEVYVYEVNTGFTQVLTEGIDAPVGDYSVGDVQQGASAPDMVWTEGNHLYFQLSSMGDVRLYFASLEGELYPATPDNEHVYGYDIDESGTFALATISNAIFPGELFKLNLATGERIALTHFNDVLLEEVELVEPTPIVYKGAEDWDVHGWLMKPAGFKEGKKYPLIVEVHGGPHTMYANTFFHELQLLAAKGYGILYVNPRGSHSYSQQFVDAVRGDYGGGDYEDIMAGLDYALAENEWIDQDRLGVTGGSYGGFMTNWIVGHTNRFKAAVTQRSISNWISFYGVSDIGYYFTPWQIGADMTDINKLWDASPLKYASNVETPLLILHSENDYRCPIEQGQQFYITLKAMGKETSFVRFPQSDHNLSRVGLPNLRQTRLEQITGWFEKYM
- a CDS encoding fatty acid--CoA ligase family protein, which translates into the protein MSLVTHVQQRALQNPDKIAYHFMGKNTTYAEFDQSVERFATALQSLGIVKGDHVGFLLGNSPHFLISLYATMRIGATAVPINPIYTPEEISYIIKNSDAKAIIALDAFLPLVEKAAGVFSSVENYVICETDQATTEKLAALPNALKAKVKSFTFLVSTTEPNTSPVEVSPDDNAVILYTSGTTGHPKGAMLTFNNIYSNARDIAEYLTINTDDRVIATLPVFHVFALTVVVNAPLLMGATILLVPKFSPQDVFKIAKEHKATIFAGVPTMYNFLYQFPEGNVEDFSTLRLAISGGSSLPVALLHNFEEKFHVRISEGYGLSEASPVTCFNPIDRDRKPGSIGTNIVNVENKVVNELGEEVPVGEVGELIVRGPNVMKGYYKMPEETENAIRDGWLYTGDLARQDEEGYFFIVDRKKDTIIVGGYNVYPREVEEVLFGHPGVIEAAVIGVPDPNFGEEVLAFVVKKDASLTEEQIQAFCSEKLAKFKIPKRIEFLEELPKNTTGKILRRSLKVQTV
- a CDS encoding ABC transporter permease codes for the protein MTFRQFAYHNVIRNSRVYAAFFMASIFSVMVFFVYSMLMFHPNIEDQFLRDIAFGGMLIAEIILIIFTLFFLFYSMSAFLQARSQEFGILLNLGMEKQQLNRLIFLETMILGFISITVGIFFGYSFSKFFFMVIRELFLLDSLPLYVSWKPFALTILVFLSLFIIISISSVVFIRKKEIIHLLKGFGKHNEQSFKKWKALLGFFLLFAAYSLVIFSVFHMNVFLSFLIVILAFVGTYFFYTDSILYLLHIVRKRKSLYWHSYRLIAFAEGSIKIKENARMFFVVTIVSTIAFLSVGIVTSFTSFTAQYRELNPVSIFYSSNWDNPFEDEHIMKLSQELQNEGLSYELVKFNVKKQTSSNSHEQVNLIKESEVNSLAVALKIPLIDLRQGEALLVPNTQEDFGSIRQEEEQTVLEESSVPIRIQGVYNHLIFPSLAIEKRAIIINDDDFNLITEPLFGFGIKESSTTFYAFHVPEWLRTKDVGTDLDRIMNETLGASGINPNSFYFVNPGLNFSIIRATFSLLLFTGLLVAAVLLLAAGSFVYFKLYTDLERDKKQYDVLRRMGVTEQELVKIVNGQLIPQFFLPWGLAMVHSTFSFLFLQAFWVDLAAVSIAMEMLLVLLAFTVIQVSYFYLIRWRYIAHIQD
- a CDS encoding ABC transporter ATP-binding protein gives rise to the protein MPILALEDVTKVYEGKVAHLAINQLSFEVEKGEFLAIMGPSGSGKTTLLNIISTIDRPTSGCIMLNSFNPLELANNDLSLFRRRQLGFVFQDFNLLPALTVEENMVLPLTLDGQSVDVMKQKVREIAERLDLLPILEKRPSEISGGQAQRTAIGRALIHKPSIILADEPTGNLDSKAARDVLEILSQVNKESQTTIIMVTHDPIAASYCDRVLFIKDGEYFNEIYKDDRRQTFFQRILNVLSLLGGNVNDLSTIRLS